The Raphanus sativus cultivar WK10039 chromosome 6, ASM80110v3, whole genome shotgun sequence sequence aggtaattttttttatttattgatagtTTTAGAtacttaaaacatatttttgttataatttgtacttatatatacatataaactaggtgattttcccgtgctcatgcacgggtataaatatttataaagtaaatataatataataattgattgctatttacttctaattttaaattaacttatattaataatattgtattattttaatcagacatatgattttagatatattatatctagtcggttttgttgtttttacagtcgatttagttatgaTTTGGGTATATTAGATTGCATGTCTTTCTATGAATTCAACTACAAtatcttttattctaaatatgttaaaattttgattaattttcttattaacaTTTAGGTTAGTTGTTGtcttaaatatgtaattatattttaggaagattatgtataacttaagatatattgtgcttagaatgaaataaaaaataaactaaagcgtttgaatcaaaattatgtaaataaatataacgaTAATATTCTGaagtctcatgcatatatataaattttataaaaaactaattttttacagttggttaatattttattttcatttgttaatgtgttttgagtatcctataatttatatttataaaataaattattattattataaaattatattttcttattatagttaaatctatgattttagatataagttggattagtcgagtAACTCATGTTGTATtaacttacatatattctttcaaattcaagctgaagtataattttttattataattaagtcaagtcaaattaatttatttatcgtttaaatgtgaatgtattttcataatatatatcaaatcaaatactgatttttaaaaatatattagaaaagataatatatagaaAGTTACTTTTTTGCAATATTACtatttgtgaactttcctttttaatgaaatcatattattaatacatatattttcgtttttaaattcactttatagcctttataaatattttcttttttattatatatgttatttggaaattttacaaaagaaatttgaataaaaatcaattatagtttttaatattatatttttgattcattaagggtatcaatgtaatcaaccaccgtgagagttaacgtgaacgcgacacataggaaactgacttctcaaataatattacagAGATTATACataaatagtattttgaatatacatttaattttagttttatggtTCAATTTGATTTGGGTAAAACGTCCAGGTACATTGAACATTTatcaagatatttttttttttcctcaataCGTCCTGACCAACTAGTGTCTTCAAGTTTAAGGTTTGGGAATACATTCATCCGGCCCGAACAGAACCTAGTAGGCACTAACTAGGTAGTAGCTATTGAAGTGTACTGCTCAAAGCCTTGAACTAAAAGTTAAATCAACTATGGAATATttcataaatgttttaaaagatttgaagaaTTACAAAATGTAAAATGTCAACATATTACAGAAAACTGAAAATTCTATTGATAACTTTTTGAGGGTACATATGAATGATTATGAGAGAAAGACTCTCAGTCCTTCATAAGGCCAGCGAAGTGTTCTCAGCTGAAACAGAGGATTCGCCCAAATACTCAGAACGAAGCTGCATTAGTAGTCTACCAAGATAGTTGAGCCCTTCTCCTTCGCGACCACCTCCCCAGAATAGATCGTGCGGTGAAGCCTCCACAAGAACGGATCCAGCGGTCGAGAGCAACATTGTTTTCAAGTGAGGATAAGTAGAGAACTTGCATTTCAGAGCCATGTACATTACTTCTATCTTCACATCTTCCCAGTCACTCCGAACCTAAGTGTTAATGAACAATCTTGAGAGATTCAACAAACGAGTGAAGACTGTTCTATTGTTCGAAACTGGAGGAGGACATACCAGTTCAGGTTGCTGTCTCTGCTTTGATCTGCCTATCAAAGCAGCCTCCTCTGGACTTTTCGCCGTTCTTATTTTCTCAACGCAGTCATGTGCTAACGGATTTTCAACTCCAACAAACTTGTTTGCCTTGAAAGGTTTTGTGGTTATGCGTTAAAAGAGATTTATGTTATAATAGAAAGAGCAAGATGCCATTACATGAAACTGTTGAGTGGTACCTGATAGTAATGCTCAACACTTGACCATGTTCTGTAATCATCATCACCATATGGCATTCGAATTGGATGCGGAGAGAAATTTGAGAAGCTTCCATAAAGGTCCCATGTTTTGTAGAAGAATATGATACTAGACTCAAAGGGGTTAACACTAGGGTCAATCTCGAAAGTTGCGTCCTCCGAAGGGATAACAGGTAAAAGGTCCGGCACGGGCTGAAGAAATCCACTGACAAGCATGTCTGGACCAACCTGTAGTTTTTCAAGGATTTAGATTAAAACCCTCTGACTAAGAGCCAAAAGTGAGCACAAGAATAGTATTTCATGGTGAATGTATAACCTGCTCGTAGCAAACATCGATAAGATTCAATGCTTGTGTCATCTCTACCATCCCAAGTTCACCAACAGGGGACGGGGCTTTACTCCCACCGATAATTTTGGGGGCAATGAAAGCAACAACCTGGAAAAATCAATTACATCAAGAGATATACAGTCTTAAAACTTAAAAGCCATAATATGACTAGAAATTAAAGTATGAAAGTACCTTGTGGATGACACCGGATGATATAGCAGATGCAGCTAATGTTCCCCCACACTCCCATAGAATAGAGAGATACCCACGGAGATGGAAATATTCCATAACTTCTCTCGGGTTCAACATGTCAAACTCCACAACCTCAACACCTTTAGAGGCAAGAAACTTCTGGTAACTCTTTCTTGCACCCCTTTGTGTGGCAACGATGGTAGAAACATCGGAGACATCCCATAGATTGGCTTTCTCAGGAAGATCAAGGCTCTGAGACATGACAATCCGTGTAGGCGTGTGACCTTGTCCATGCCTTGCAGTCAACCGAGGATCTGCAGTTAAAGGGAATCACATAACTTCCAACAACTATTCTCACATGTTAGTAGGAGTTAATGAGAGGTACTAACTAGTTACCATCTTGGCGTACGGTGTTTCCTCCAACTATCACAGCATCGCTTCTTCCACGTAACTCGAACACTCGGGTTCTAGAGAGCTTACTGCTTATCCATGCAGCATGGCCACTACTTGCTGCAATCTTACCTATCAAAAAAAAGATCATCAACTAGCTCCATACTATCTTAGCAAAACATAATGTTGAAATGATTTACCATCAAGAGTCATGGCATACTTGAGAAGAGAGAAGGGAACACGAGAACAAGCTCTATGAATCAGAGGAGCATTCACAAGAAGGCAACACTTCCTAGCATCCTGCAAAaagttttcacatttttttagTGTTCaatcaaagttaaaaaaaaaaggtgaaaactttattaaaaaaaaataaaacaaaaagacagACCTCAAGAACTTTACTCTGAAAATCCTCACCAAGAACATTAACTTCAACCCCATGACTTCTCATCTCACGAATCGCAGACCCTCTTAGATGTTTCAGAGGATGTCTTATCCCGACAACAACTCGTCCCACTCCTGCCTAAtctataccaaaaaaaaataatctcaaTTCAATCAATTCAAAATCTGTTAAAtgagaggaagaaaaaaaaaacctgaagGAGAGCAGAGACGGCAGCGTGGTCGCCGTGACAGTCGCCAGGCTCCATGTTTAGATAAGCCGTCGAGCCTCTGCAGAGCTCCCCGGCGGCTTCGACGGCGAGCGCTTCCGCGGGTTTAGTGCCCTGGGCGTAGAGGTATCCTTCTCCGGCGATTTTACCGGAGGGAGTGGCGATTACGCAGCCGAAGTTAGGGTGAGGCGATGTGAGTCCGGCGGACTTCTCGGATAAATCGGCGGCGCGTTTGATGAAGGAAGCATCGGTcgcgtggtggtggtggtggtggtggttgtcgCCGTTTGAGAGAGAGGCTCTGCAGAGTAAGGGAGGTGAACAGAGACGAAGCGAGAGAGCAGCCATTGGAATCCAGTCGCCCGCTTGCTTCCCCAGTTCTGTGTGATGATAATGGATTTAATTACGAAATGTTTgcagttttttatttattaaaataattttaactaattataggctttttattaaataataatcttACACATTTTAAACGTTAATTTTTTTACTAGCACTATTAAAGTCATCTTCTTAATGTGagatatatatgtcaaaatatcgATATAAAATGACGAGTAAATagaaattatgaaaatttatatctaatagtaaaagaattttattgtataatatatttgtaactaatattaattaaaaataattttttcaacatgtttgtaaaactatatttttaaaaagtttgatttagaaaaaataaaactgcAAAGctaacaaaaaatagttttaagtatatatatgtgtatatatacatataagatgtattttataatttatttatgtttactATAAAAAtccaattatatattttatatatgattttcatagacttttaattatataaaattattttttatagtacAATGTTTATGCTTTTTGGTAATTATAAGTTTAACAaaatttctttatgtttttggttagaTATGTAATtctgaaaataaaattgaagatggaatttttttattaaatattatttaaaaagttttaaagtattaatttaatattttaaataatatgtaatattccctctgtttcagAAAGATCcatattctagaaaaaaaaatgtttcaaaatatacattttttattttttaaatgtttattgaatgaaaattgtaaatttaaaaaaaataacggtgtttattggatttctattggttaaaagttataaaaaattgttattcgcaaaaaaaataatctatttacaatcaaattttaatgtgattttttaatatatttgaaaagtttaaaatatgtatcttCTTGAAACACAGAGAGAGTAAATATTATAACTAATGACTATTAAATCAGTCTATACGCTTAAATCGGTTAAGATGTTCACTAAATCATTAAATCAATAATCACATATAAAGTATTTGACTACTGTTTTCTGGTTTTATAAATACTGCTTTAAACGAGTGATAAACGttattcaaattttcaaaattttatttcaaaaaggTTCTAACCTAAGGTGGTGGTTTAATGGTATGCGAATTGATAAGCAACCTGGGTTCGAAGATACTCAAGTACACTTCATCTTGTATTCACGGAAATATGAATTTATATGAAGAGTCATTTGCACCTCAaagttaaaccaaaaaaatgtatttaccCTTTTTCACCAATATCTTTCCACCATTTTACTCTACTACTAATTCTTCACACTCGCAAATTACCGAATGTCACGTCTAGCGATAACATTTTAGCTGAAATTTATTCTTCTTTACTTCAGCAGGTAAGTCTAGAATTAAATggaaaacaaatttaattatattttcctggacgttttttaaacaaatgtataatatgtttttttcctcgtaatttttaaagataaaacatTTAGTCTAATTCtcatttttactattattatgtTTACTCCAACACTTCTTTTCCTATTTACTCCATCACTTTTACAGTTTTACTCTTATTTACTCAAATGCCTACTTCTATCTAGCTTCGGACTTCGGAGCATGCAACTTTATGCGCTGGCGGTGGTGAGGATGTAGATGTCAGAACTGGTGGGACCAGTGGATGGAGTAATTTTTAACTTTGAAGGGTATACATGTAACTGAAGCAGAGTGAGATCTGAACTCAAAAGTAAACGGTTCAAACTCCAGTTATTGTCGGCGTCAGCAACGGTCAACGCAGATCTGCTTTTACACGTTAAATGTCCTTCCGACCGCTAGAAATCTCAGCTAACGCAATTTTCGATCGCTATTCGCTAAAGTACTGAAACGCATCttgaaagttttaaaatattaaaatagctTGGGATTTGCACGAAATAATTTAGGAATCAATATTGCTTTCAAGGTTCAACACATTCATAGCTCATATTACATGTAAGAACAtaagaaaagtttttttttttgaaaagggaTAGAAGAACATAGAAAAGTTACGTGTATTAGTTACTAGTATTTTTTTGCAAAGGCGTTAATCAAAGCTAAAGCGTTGCTGGTTCCTCTGCCCAAATTCACGATCCGTGCCCGGACCGAGTTCTTGATCCGCCCATCCATGATCCTACGTGCGAATCCATCGGAGCAAGTGATTGCATTCGTCAAAGCTGCGCTCGTCCAAGTCTGAGCGTTGCTCATGTGGAACCAAAACTGGTCTCGGCCCTTAGCGCGGCCACACATCTTCACTTCTTGGACGGACTTGGTCAAACGGTCAACCGTGTCACTGATCTCCTCGATGCAGTCCCTAATGGCTTGAACCTCTCGTTTCTTGAGACCCTTGAAACGGGCCAAGCGTGAGACGAAGACTTTCGTGGACTGGGCCTGGCTTACGGTAACGGTGAGTGCGGTTTCAGCTAGACGTTGAGGGCTTGTTTGGATGGAGTTGGCGTAGCCGGAGAGAGAACTGAAGCAGATGGTTGGGTAAGTGGTGGATTTGCAAGAGGCTTGAATGAAGTTTACTGCGCGTTTGGAAGTTCCTGCAGCTGCGGCGGAGGACGCCGTGGTGAGCTCCATAGTCGTAGATAAGAGGAATAGAAAGAGAGCGTAGAGTATTTGCTTTGCCATTGCTTTGAAGTGTTTTGAAAGATGGTTTATTGTGGAGAAGAAAGGAGTTGGTTCTTAAGATTTTATAGTGAGCTATTATTCTTTGGTGTGTACGGTTTTTGCTTAGGGTTTATAATAATAGAGAAGTTAATATGGTTGACCTTTGACCCttggtttgattttatattCCAAGTAGGGTCTATTATTAGTTGGGAATGACCAGAATAGTTTGGTATTAAGTTATTGTCTACTAAGAATGTACTATGGCAATTAACTATGTTTATGTTCTATACTTCTGTAgacagagagagaaagtagattTAGAGGGTTTCCGGCGGTCGGCCGGCGCGTTTGCGTCCGTGCCGTCACCGGAACCCTCTCCGTCTCGTCGTTTGTGTTTTCCTGTGTTCCTTCTTTACAGCCCTGCCAACCATCACCTTGTCTAAGCTCTGATACCGCAACCATCTTCAATGAAAGCTCGGTGTTTGGAGTACGGACGCGGTGGCTGGGAGATTCTCGGTAGAGAGGGAGTGTCTTGCATGTGTAGTAGTGAAGTGTCTCTGTGAAGCGGAGGCTCAAAAAGATCCGCCGTCGTCGACTTTTTTGCGGGAGGTGGAAGCTTACTCAGTTCCACCGTCATCGCTTCAGTTTTCGAGAAGGGAAGCTTCCGTCAACTTCGCTGTCGCCGGCTTTTGGTCGCTGAGAGGAGAGGCTTTCACAGCTCCACGCTGCCGCCTAAGAACCCTTGACTTTTTGGGTTTAGTTttatccttttcttttcttagttGTTTGGTTTCTTTTCTCGGGTTGATTACTGTGGGTGTTACTGCGGAGGAGATCTTGAAGTGGATGCTCTCCGGTAAAGGTGGTGACTGCTTAAAGAGAGGAAGCAGTGGTGCCGATTATAGATCGGGTGGTTTTTGCTTGTCTATCTAGGGTTTGAATAGCTGTCGAAGCGGATGAGATCTCTTTTTCGAGGATGATATCTGTTTGAGAAGACAAGGCGTGAAGAGCAGAGTTGGTCTCGTCGAAGGTGCTGCGGTTAATGAGCTCCGACGTAAAGAGGTTGCGGTGGTAGTGCTCCGGCAGCTTTCTGAGACAGGGTCGGTCAAGTTGAGGGACGGTGTTGAGTTCCGTGCTGACGATGCAGATGCATCCATGTGTACATCTGCGTGCTCCTTGTGGCGAGCTTCGATCGGAGATGTCGGTTTCAATGTTGGATCTTTGGACCGGTTTATTTATTCTCGCTGTAAGCCTTTTGTTTTTGGGCTTTTGAATTTTTCTGGTTTTATAATATGGACTTGGTCcagttaaatttataaaaaacattttgactgaaaaaaaaatgttctataCTTCTGTATCCAAAGGTAACATGGGACTTCAAAGAGAGCGAAAAACAGCTTATAGGTTCTTCGTATCTTTCATGACCATAATCAAGTATAACTGTGTGCCATGAAGATTATGTACATTTCGTATTGGTTTGTAGCAGAAGAAAACagctttttgttgttgtttttaccCTTTTTTCCTAACTCAAAAACTGTTTTTGATAATTAATCGGATTTAGTTGTAATCCCAATAGAAAGTTAGGCAAAAATATTATCATTCGACAAAAGATTTGATATTTGATCATTGGTTCAACGCTAGTTACAAacagtctttttaaaaaaagaaaacgtcAATTAAATAGCATGTCTATCAAAATCATCCGTCGATCCAAATGTTTCTGAGAAAGTTTCATCGTGACATTTTTATCCGTGGAACTGTTCTTCAATATCACATATATGTTGCATATGTAATAAAGTTAGagattatatgattatttaatgTGTTACTTAATGtttaaaaatgaagaaagaaCATTAACTAAACGAAAACAATGCCTAATGTCtagtaagaagaaaaagagagttGGATTGGACTATTAAAGTTATTAGGAACTTAGTGAGTGGGTTCAAACCTGATACCATTGAAATTGGAGAATGAACTGGATTTAGTccaatgaaattataaatacacTCTTAATTCGTACGGTCCATGTACAAACAGATGATACCATGTACCAAATTATGCGACTGTATCTAGTGAATTCCATTACAAAATGTAAATTGAAAGAAACAAATGAACGTATAATGATAGACGCAACTATATTATTATTGGTATAGGTATGTAAATTATAGTCTTAGTTTAAATGTTTACTCCTAAAATGTTCCCTCTATGGACTCTTTAACTTTAACTTATTTGGTAAGCAAAAATCAGTTTTATCTCTCAGTGGGCTCAAGACCGCCGGCCAATGATAATGTTAATTCAACAAACAATGTAAGTTCTGACTTGTTTTCACACTGCTCTCTTTTCAAACGTGTAGTTTCAAACATACCTCTGTTTTGGTCAACTCATACTTTACCTGAATGCTCTATTTCAATCTTCAAATTTAAGAGTTTCACACTTGTCTAGCGAAAGCTTAAAATTGTAGCGAAGTAAGACCATCATTAAACCATGATCTCTTAATTGGGTTTTTAGCTTTCGGTTAAAAAACGATTCTTAggtttttttagattttaactaagaaaatctaagaattgtcttttaaataagagatataagAACAGTTTTTTAGCCAAAACatgtaaaaaaatagaaaaaaatcaaatcatagATTAAGAACCTCGGCTAAGATATCATAGTTAATCATGCCCTTAGTGTTACATGAATTAGCATTGTTTTACTGCacattatcttctttttttggtgtCGCTTTATCCGAGcgtcaattaatatttttaggatCGCTTTCCGCAAGAAATATGCGCAGAAAATAAAGGCACATCAAAATGGGAAGAAGGTAATCCAAACCACGTGATCCATAAATGTTTGCGGTATTAGTTATTACCAACTTACCAAACGGTCCATACCCTGTTATATAGATCCGTCATTGGTGCATTTAAAACTCGATTCTTATCTTATAAGAGATGTCACTCTAATTTTTCCGCCGacactacaaaaacaaaacaaaggaaCACTTTATATTTGCTGTACTACTGTTTCGCTTCATATGTTAAATTACTCGAACTGTTGAAGGATAAAGCCATGGAGGTCACATGTCAATGGGCAGTGAAATTCTGTCTATGAGATATTTCATTGAACTTCATTTTGAGTGTTGCATTGTCACATGTCAATGTTGAACTAGAGGTAATTACATACGTCATGTAGAATGATGTTTATTGAACAAGACAAGTGGCTTATGCGGAAGGCAGACACGTGCTCTAATTACTCTCAATGTTCTTTGAACCGGTATTCAAACTCCAAaggataaaaaataaatttataaaaatcactcaatttaacataaaagtcggatcaaccaaaaaaaatcaattactGAAGAAGGAATCTCAAATAAAATCAGAATTCACAATCAAACATTGGAAGGTGGTCAGAAGACATAAGTGTTCTTAGTGACCTTGATAGTACATTCAATGGTGCAGGTGTCAGTACTCCCCAATGGTTGTTCCCTATTGCTGTCAAGGAGAAACAAACATAGTATACGAACGTCCAAAGTTCAGCACAAAAAGTCTGGCTCTTGAAAAAGCTAGGGAAGAattgaacatatatattttaataaaaaaaaaacccctCTCTCTAGAAAAGGCTCTAACCTCTCTCTAGAAACCAACCACCGCGATTATCGATTCCGGCCGACGGCGTGGGCCTCCAcggccaccgtcggtccggctctgtttttctgttttcttttcgtgttgttttgcttttcttcttttatcCCGGCATGGTTGGTTCCGTTGAGCCGCTTTGTCCGGTCTTTAGCCTCCAGTATCGCATCTTTCGTATGATGGATATCTGGCGTTTAGACTCTGGGGCCGCGCCGGTTCCTATTTGGTGGTGGTCGCCGGCTTTCGTTACCATGGAAGTGCTCAAGCTGAGGTGGAGTGGTCGCGTTGTGTTTGGTGGCCGAGTTCGGGTGAGCTTTCAATTCCTTCGACGGATGCTCAACGAAGCTGCGGCGGATTTGTATTGATCCCGAATCCCGAGATTTCCAATACAGTCGTTGGGAATGGCTTTCGGTGGTCCTGGTGGTGTCCCGGTTGAATCCGGAGTTTACTTGTCTTGATTTTCAGCGACGAGCTTCAATTGGAAATGAAATCGGTGGCTCGTGTTTCCGGCGGAGTTTTGGACAGCGGTCCCGACGGCGTTTTCCAGTCGGTGGAGATGGTGGATCTGCATGTTCAAACACGCGTCTCTTTGGTGGTCGGTTTCGACACGTGGAGGCGGTGTCGCTAATGTGTGGATCACGTTTTTCCACTTGGGCTTGGATTTTTGTTTGGCCTGTGGGCCTGTTTGTTTGGTCTTTTGGTTTTGGGCTTTGTTCTTTCGGATCCTAGTTGTAAATTTTACTTTTCTGGTCTTTGGGCTTTTATAATatgatggcaaaaaaaaagaacatatatattttaataaaattaaaactaacaaATAAAAGTAAGTGAATGACATAGAATAAGAACCGAATTACTCATGAAATAGACGAGCATTCCAATCTTCATCAATAACTAggaaacccaaaaaaaaaatcgattataGACAAATTACACATGATATCAGACATTACTATTAGCGTGTATCCCAATCAAAATAGCTCAGGTTATCCCTAATGTCATGAAAAGAAATCTTTATTAACTATAACTATTTTAGGAAATGATTTAATTCTCGAAAAAGATAAAATTACTTAAAGTTAAagatacatatatttaattacttcagtggcatcAAATTGTTAGTAAATTATAAGTCTAAGAGGTCATTCTTATTtagacttctattttaataagacaGACTAGTATTTTGACAATCCTAAACAGAAATGGAAAAGAACCATCAACAACGAGCTATATTATGATAGATGATAGACATAGCTAGTATATACTGTATATTAGTGATATAGATCAACTACTGAGGAGTTGGTCTAGTAATATAAAACTCTTGGATCACCTAGTAAAAGTTTAAGCGGTTACACGTTCAACTTCCATTGGAAGAGGTCTGTTCTTTTGAAGAAAATTAATTGAACTTGATTTGAGTTTCGGGAGGTGTATGAGCATTCATGTAAGAACTTCCTAGCCATTCCAAAAATAAGTGATATGGATTAACCActtatttataattgttttaaagtTAGAAGTTCATCTCATTTTAATGCAATATTAAAATCTGATCTACATTGTCCAATCCAATCCATAATCAATAAGATCCAAAACTTGGTTAATTGATTCTTACCTAATTATTCTGAGGTTAATGGTCAAATAACCATCATGTTTATGATACACATTAGCAGCCTGCACATTAGAGATAAATCACACACCGAAAGTTGGTAATAatcttaacttatatatatatactaggggtattccggcgctacgcgccgggttcagacgttttattttttagttgaattcaatttatttatttgtttcatttgttaGTTGTTAGACATGTatgttaatttgttttttttttgtttgattcagtTAAAATAGTATAAGTAAGTGGTAGTTGCACCAAAGTAAGTATTCTTGAACTTTAAACATAAAGTAAAGTCTATGTTCCGAAGGTAAAATATTGTAAATGCATGTGTTTGTTTTTCAAGATATGAAAGGAGTTTATGTGTCCGTTTGTTTTTGTCAGattgttaatatttatgtaaagtatatgtaatattttatattgtgtgTAGATTAGTGCCTAACCAAATTAATATTCgttatttatattgatgttgcattgtattaataatttaatgaattttttcattaatattgTTTTCTAATTAAGGGaagatatttgtatatattttttatagatttctTTGGGTGCACAGTTTCTAAACAGTTGACATATAATCAAGTGTTCTTGACAATTATAAATTTAGAGTCCTGACTTATAAATGGATTTTATGAGTACATGTTAAAAGAACGCAGAGTTGGAGTCCTTAGCTTTGCACGTCATGTTAATGCATTTTTGACTCCTGCTGACTTAAAATGGAAGAGGTTTTACTAATGCTAGCGATgcaatttgtattttttaactACTGTAATTGTTTTACGGTTCGCATGTATAGATGAATACCTTTTATGGTTTTATCTTAAACAGAAACTTGATAATAGGAGTCGATACATAAGGGAGTagtaatcatttaaaaaaagtaattaacaataaaatacttttttttaatagaatta is a genomic window containing:
- the LOC108805916 gene encoding riboflavin biosynthesis protein PYRR, chloroplastic, encoding MAALSLRLCSPPLLCRASLSNGDNHHHHHHHATDASFIKRAADLSEKSAGLTSPHPNFGCVIATPSGKIAGEGYLYAQGTKPAEALAVEAAGELCRGSTAYLNMEPGDCHGDHAAVSALLQAGVGRVVVGIRHPLKHLRGSAIREMRSHGVEVNVLGEDFQSKVLEDARKCCLLVNAPLIHRACSRVPFSLLKYAMTLDGKIAASSGHAAWISSKLSRTRVFELRGRSDAVIVGGNTVRQDDPRLTARHGQGHTPTRIVMSQSLDLPEKANLWDVSDVSTIVATQRGARKSYQKFLASKGVEVVEFDMLNPREVMEYFHLRGYLSILWECGGTLAASAISSGVIHKVVAFIAPKIIGGSKAPSPVGELGMVEMTQALNLIDVCYEQVGPDMLVSGFLQPVPDLLPVIPSEDATFEIDPSVNPFESSIIFFYKTWDLYGSFSNFSPHPIRMPYGDDDYRTWSSVEHYYQANKFVGVENPLAHDCVEKIRTAKSPEEAALIGRSKQRQQPELVRSDWEDVKIEVMYMALKCKFSTYPHLKTMLLSTAGSVLVEASPHDLFWGGGREGEGLNYLGRLLMQLRSEYLGESSVSAENTSLAL
- the LOC108810392 gene encoding pectinesterase inhibitor 11 encodes the protein MAKQILYALFLFLLSTTMELTTASSAAAAGTSKRAVNFIQASCKSTTYPTICFSSLSGYANSIQTSPQRLAETALTVTVSQAQSTKVFVSRLARFKGLKKREVQAIRDCIEEISDTVDRLTKSVQEVKMCGRAKGRDQFWFHMSNAQTWTSAALTNAITCSDGFARRIMDGRIKNSVRARIVNLGRGTSNALALINAFAKKY